A region from the Pungitius pungitius chromosome 16, fPunPun2.1, whole genome shotgun sequence genome encodes:
- the LOC119215303 gene encoding stromal interaction molecule 1-like isoform X4, producing the protein MECVCVLLVCVLSVCVGANISPGPSDHAHLDQHHLAVSNSKAASDPCAPSRTLCLDHKSLLSFEAICFIHKLMDNDADGSVDPTETDEFLRADLKYHDPKDKHSSFHRADLRISLEDMWRSWKSSVVYNWTEQQVEDWLLLSVELPQYTETFRRLQLDGRALPRLAVKNTTLMVSVMRILDRGHAQKLQLKALDIVLFGPPPARPGPWKDLVLVLSVLAGLSGCWFAFIQNRRSREDVERLVKDLEGLQRAEQSLLDLQDQLQKAQEEQRCVQVEKVKVEEELRSEIDSANQEAQRLRELRGTTNETSRQKDAEEELDQVRAALKKAELEARARWTPPDSLQKWLQLTHEVEVQYYDVKKTSAERQLLQAREGAEKIRKKRTSLFRTFHVAHSSSLDDVDHKILSAKQALAEVTAALREKLHRWQQIEGLTGFCLVDNPGLGALASALNLDPSFLGLRPPTPQNLLLSDDLDDMDEDILSPGTLQYKRPYWK; encoded by the exons atggagtgtgtgtgtgtgcttctggtGTGcgttctgagtgtgtgtgtcggggcgAACATCTCACCGGGCCCAAGTGACCACGCCCACCTGGACCAGCATCATCTCGCTGTGTCCAACAGCAAAGCAGCTTCAG acccgtGTGCCCCCAGCAGAACACTTTGTCTGGACCACAAGTCCCTGCTGAGCTTCGAGGCGATCTGCTTCATCCACAAGCTGATGGACAATGACGCTGACGGCTCAGTGGACCCTACGGAGACCGACGAG TTCCTCCGGGCGGACCTGAAGTACCACGACCCCAAAGACAAGCACAGCAGCTTCCACCGGGCCGACCTGCGCATCAGCCTGGAGGACATGTGGAGGTCCTGGAAGAGCTCCGTAG TGTACAACTGGACGGAGCAGCAGGTGGAAGACTGGCTGCTCCTCAGCGTGGAGCTTCCTCAGTACACAGAGACCTTCAGGAGACTCCAGCTGGACGGGAGGGCCTTGCCCAG GCTGGCGGTGAAGAACACCACCTTGATGGTGTCGGTGATGAGGATCCTGGACAGAGGTCACGCTCAGAAGCTTCAGCTTAAGGCTCTGGACATCGTGCTGTTTGGACCtcctccag CGCGGCCCGGACCCTGGAAGgacctggtcctggtcctgtcCGTCCTGGCGGGTCTCAGCGGCTGCTGGTTCGCTTTCATCCAGAACCGGAGGTCCAGAGAGGACGTGGAGAGGCTGGTGAAGGACCTGGAGGGTCTGCAGAGGGCTGAGCAGAGCCTGCTGGACCTGCAGGACCA gctgcaGAAGGCTCAGGAGGAGCAGCGCTGCGTGCAGGTGGAGaaggtgaaggtggaggaggagctaaGGAGCGAGATCGactcagccaatcaggaggcTCAGCGGCTCCGGGAGCTGCGTGGAACGACCAATGAGACGAGCCGGCAGAAGGACgccgaggaggagctggaccag gtgcgcGCGGCCCTGAAGAAGGCGGAGCTAGAGGCTCGGGCTCGCTGGACGCCTCCTGACTCGCTGCAGAAATGGCTGCAGCTGACTCACGAGGTGGAAGTTCAGTACTACGACGTGAAGAAGACCAGCGCGGAGCgacagctgctgcaggccagggagggg GCGGAGAAGATCAGGAAGAAGAGGACCTCTCTCTTCAGGACCTTCCATGTGGCTCACAGCTCTTCGCTGGACGACGTCGACCACAAGATCCTCTCTGCCAA acAGGCCCTGGCCGAGGTGACGGCGGCCCTGAGGGAGAAGCTCCACCGCTGGCAGCAGATCGAGGGGCTGACGGGCTTCTGCCTGGTGGACAACCCGGGCCTGGGGGCGCTGGCCTCCGCCCTCAACCTGGACCCCTCCTTCCTGGGCCTACGACCTCCGACCCCTCAGAACCTCCTGCTCTCAGATGACCTGGACGACATGGACGAGGACATCCTGTCTCCGGGGACGCTGCAGT ACAAAAGGCCTTATTGGAAGTGA
- the LOC119215303 gene encoding stromal interaction molecule 1-like isoform X1 yields MECVCVLLVCVLSVCVGANISPGPSDHAHLDQHHLAVSNSKAASDPCAPSRTLCLDHKSLLSFEAICFIHKLMDNDADGSVDPTETDEFLRADLKYHDPKDKHSSFHRADLRISLEDMWRSWKSSVVYNWTEQQVEDWLLLSVELPQYTETFRRLQLDGRALPRLAVKNTTLMVSVMRILDRGHAQKLQLKALDIVLFGPPPARPGPWKDLVLVLSVLAGLSGCWFAFIQNRRSREDVERLVKDLEGLQRAEQSLLDLQDQLQKAQEEQRCVQVEKVKVEEELRSEIDSANQEAQRLRELRGTTNETSRQKDAEEELDQVRAALKKAELEARARWTPPDSLQKWLQLTHEVEVQYYDVKKTSAERQLLQAREGAEKIRKKRTSLFRTFHVAHSSSLDDVDHKILSAKQALAEVTAALREKLHRWQQIEGLTGFCLVDNPGLGALASALNLDPSFLGLRPPTPQNLLLSDDLDDMDEDILSPGTLQYAAWQMDRRVSDLWPLSGIADSQSPWKHSAQSLMPLRQWKGNPAFSSHRAAMGNHGSNLEDILAEDMHHWYNKFMRESPSGLITLFELKAILGLKGMTENANSYVDQVFLTFDMDGDGYIDFVEYIAAISLMLKGEINQKLKWYFKLFDQDGNGKIDKEELETIFAAIQDITRNRDTDPEDIVSIIFERIDVNGEGELTLEEFIEGARDHEDIMDMLKSLMDLTPVLVIIVEGRTG; encoded by the exons atggagtgtgtgtgtgtgcttctggtGTGcgttctgagtgtgtgtgtcggggcgAACATCTCACCGGGCCCAAGTGACCACGCCCACCTGGACCAGCATCATCTCGCTGTGTCCAACAGCAAAGCAGCTTCAG acccgtGTGCCCCCAGCAGAACACTTTGTCTGGACCACAAGTCCCTGCTGAGCTTCGAGGCGATCTGCTTCATCCACAAGCTGATGGACAATGACGCTGACGGCTCAGTGGACCCTACGGAGACCGACGAG TTCCTCCGGGCGGACCTGAAGTACCACGACCCCAAAGACAAGCACAGCAGCTTCCACCGGGCCGACCTGCGCATCAGCCTGGAGGACATGTGGAGGTCCTGGAAGAGCTCCGTAG TGTACAACTGGACGGAGCAGCAGGTGGAAGACTGGCTGCTCCTCAGCGTGGAGCTTCCTCAGTACACAGAGACCTTCAGGAGACTCCAGCTGGACGGGAGGGCCTTGCCCAG GCTGGCGGTGAAGAACACCACCTTGATGGTGTCGGTGATGAGGATCCTGGACAGAGGTCACGCTCAGAAGCTTCAGCTTAAGGCTCTGGACATCGTGCTGTTTGGACCtcctccag CGCGGCCCGGACCCTGGAAGgacctggtcctggtcctgtcCGTCCTGGCGGGTCTCAGCGGCTGCTGGTTCGCTTTCATCCAGAACCGGAGGTCCAGAGAGGACGTGGAGAGGCTGGTGAAGGACCTGGAGGGTCTGCAGAGGGCTGAGCAGAGCCTGCTGGACCTGCAGGACCA gctgcaGAAGGCTCAGGAGGAGCAGCGCTGCGTGCAGGTGGAGaaggtgaaggtggaggaggagctaaGGAGCGAGATCGactcagccaatcaggaggcTCAGCGGCTCCGGGAGCTGCGTGGAACGACCAATGAGACGAGCCGGCAGAAGGACgccgaggaggagctggaccag gtgcgcGCGGCCCTGAAGAAGGCGGAGCTAGAGGCTCGGGCTCGCTGGACGCCTCCTGACTCGCTGCAGAAATGGCTGCAGCTGACTCACGAGGTGGAAGTTCAGTACTACGACGTGAAGAAGACCAGCGCGGAGCgacagctgctgcaggccagggagggg GCGGAGAAGATCAGGAAGAAGAGGACCTCTCTCTTCAGGACCTTCCATGTGGCTCACAGCTCTTCGCTGGACGACGTCGACCACAAGATCCTCTCTGCCAA acAGGCCCTGGCCGAGGTGACGGCGGCCCTGAGGGAGAAGCTCCACCGCTGGCAGCAGATCGAGGGGCTGACGGGCTTCTGCCTGGTGGACAACCCGGGCCTGGGGGCGCTGGCCTCCGCCCTCAACCTGGACCCCTCCTTCCTGGGCCTACGACCTCCGACCCCTCAGAACCTCCTGCTCTCAGATGACCTGGACGACATGGACGAGGACATCCTGTCTCCGGGGACGCTGCAGT ACGCAGCGTGGCAGATGGACCGGCGAGTGAGCGACCTCTGGCCCCTGAGTGGCATCGCCGACAGccagtcaccatggaaacactCTG CTCAGAGTCTGATGCCCCTGCGTCAGTGGAAAGGAAACCCCGCCTTCAGCTCTCACAG AGCAGCGATGGGGAACCACGGGTCCAACCTGGAGGACATCCTGGCCGAGGACATGCACCACTGGTACAACAAGTTCATGCGGGAGTCCCCGTCGGGCCTCATCACGCTGTTTGAGCTGAAGGCCATCCTGGGCCTGAAGGGCATGACGGAGAACGCCAACAGCTACGTAGACCAGGTCTTCCTCACCTTTGACATGGACGGG GACGGGTACATCGACTTTGTGGAATACATCGCTGCCATCAGCCTGATGCTGAAAGGGGAAATCAACCAGAAACTAAAGTGGTACTTCAAACTGTTCGACCAGGATGGCAACGGGAAGATTGacaaggaggagctggagaccaTCTTTGCG GCCATCCAGGACATTACACGGAACAGAGACACCGACCCCGAGGACATCGTGTCCATCATATTCGAGAGGATTGACGTGAACGGAGAAG GTGAGCTGACCCTGGAAGAGTTCATCGAGGGGGCCAGAGACCACGAGGACATCATGGACATGCTGAAGAGCCTCATGGACCTGACGCCGGTGCTGGTCATCATTGTGGAGGGCCGGACTGGTTAA
- the LOC119215303 gene encoding stromal interaction molecule 1-like isoform X3 — protein MECVCVLLVCVLSVCVGANISPGPSDHAHLDQHHLAVSNSKAASDPCAPSRTLCLDHKSLLSFEAICFIHKLMDNDADGSVDPTETDEFLRADLKYHDPKDKHSSFHRADLRISLEDMWRSWKSSVVYNWTEQQVEDWLLLSVELPQYTETFRRLQLDGRALPRLAVKNTTLMVSVMRILDRGHAQKLQLKALDIVLFGPPPARPGPWKDLVLVLSVLAGLSGCWFAFIQNRRSREDVERLVKDLEGLQRAEQSLLDLQDQLQKAQEEQRCVQVEKVKVEEELRSEIDSANQEAQRLRELRGTTNETSRQKDAEEELDQVRAALKKAELEARARWTPPDSLQKWLQLTHEVEVQYYDVKKTSAERQLLQAREGAEKIRKKRTSLFRTFHVAHSSSLDDVDHKILSAKQALAEVTAALREKLHRWQQIEGLTGFCLVDNPGLGALASALNLDPSFLGLRPPTPQNLLLSDDLDDMDEDILSPGTLQYAAWQMDRRVSDLWPLSGIADSQSPWKHSAQSLMPLRQWKGNPAFSSHRLACL, from the exons atggagtgtgtgtgtgtgcttctggtGTGcgttctgagtgtgtgtgtcggggcgAACATCTCACCGGGCCCAAGTGACCACGCCCACCTGGACCAGCATCATCTCGCTGTGTCCAACAGCAAAGCAGCTTCAG acccgtGTGCCCCCAGCAGAACACTTTGTCTGGACCACAAGTCCCTGCTGAGCTTCGAGGCGATCTGCTTCATCCACAAGCTGATGGACAATGACGCTGACGGCTCAGTGGACCCTACGGAGACCGACGAG TTCCTCCGGGCGGACCTGAAGTACCACGACCCCAAAGACAAGCACAGCAGCTTCCACCGGGCCGACCTGCGCATCAGCCTGGAGGACATGTGGAGGTCCTGGAAGAGCTCCGTAG TGTACAACTGGACGGAGCAGCAGGTGGAAGACTGGCTGCTCCTCAGCGTGGAGCTTCCTCAGTACACAGAGACCTTCAGGAGACTCCAGCTGGACGGGAGGGCCTTGCCCAG GCTGGCGGTGAAGAACACCACCTTGATGGTGTCGGTGATGAGGATCCTGGACAGAGGTCACGCTCAGAAGCTTCAGCTTAAGGCTCTGGACATCGTGCTGTTTGGACCtcctccag CGCGGCCCGGACCCTGGAAGgacctggtcctggtcctgtcCGTCCTGGCGGGTCTCAGCGGCTGCTGGTTCGCTTTCATCCAGAACCGGAGGTCCAGAGAGGACGTGGAGAGGCTGGTGAAGGACCTGGAGGGTCTGCAGAGGGCTGAGCAGAGCCTGCTGGACCTGCAGGACCA gctgcaGAAGGCTCAGGAGGAGCAGCGCTGCGTGCAGGTGGAGaaggtgaaggtggaggaggagctaaGGAGCGAGATCGactcagccaatcaggaggcTCAGCGGCTCCGGGAGCTGCGTGGAACGACCAATGAGACGAGCCGGCAGAAGGACgccgaggaggagctggaccag gtgcgcGCGGCCCTGAAGAAGGCGGAGCTAGAGGCTCGGGCTCGCTGGACGCCTCCTGACTCGCTGCAGAAATGGCTGCAGCTGACTCACGAGGTGGAAGTTCAGTACTACGACGTGAAGAAGACCAGCGCGGAGCgacagctgctgcaggccagggagggg GCGGAGAAGATCAGGAAGAAGAGGACCTCTCTCTTCAGGACCTTCCATGTGGCTCACAGCTCTTCGCTGGACGACGTCGACCACAAGATCCTCTCTGCCAA acAGGCCCTGGCCGAGGTGACGGCGGCCCTGAGGGAGAAGCTCCACCGCTGGCAGCAGATCGAGGGGCTGACGGGCTTCTGCCTGGTGGACAACCCGGGCCTGGGGGCGCTGGCCTCCGCCCTCAACCTGGACCCCTCCTTCCTGGGCCTACGACCTCCGACCCCTCAGAACCTCCTGCTCTCAGATGACCTGGACGACATGGACGAGGACATCCTGTCTCCGGGGACGCTGCAGT ACGCAGCGTGGCAGATGGACCGGCGAGTGAGCGACCTCTGGCCCCTGAGTGGCATCGCCGACAGccagtcaccatggaaacactCTG CTCAGAGTCTGATGCCCCTGCGTCAGTGGAAAGGAAACCCCGCCTTCAGCTCTCACAG GCTCGCCTGCCTCTAA
- the LOC119215303 gene encoding stromal interaction molecule 1-like isoform X2, whose amino-acid sequence MECVCVLLVCVLSVCVGANISPGPSDHAHLDQHHLAVSNSKAASDPCAPSRTLCLDHKSLLSFEAICFIHKLMDNDADGSVDPTETDEFLRADLKYHDPKDKHSSFHRADLRISLEDMWRSWKSSVVYNWTEQQVEDWLLLSVELPQYTETFRRLQLDGRALPRLAVKNTTLMVSVMRILDRGHAQKLQLKALDIVLFGPPPARPGPWKDLVLVLSVLAGLSGCWFAFIQNRRSREDVERLVKDLEGLQRAEQSLLDLQDQLQKAQEEQRCVQVEKVKVEEELRSEIDSANQEAQRLRELRGTTNETSRQKDAEEELDQVRAALKKAELEARARWTPPDSLQKWLQLTHEVEVQYYDVKKTSAERQLLQAREGAEKIRKKRTSLFRTFHVAHSSSLDDVDHKILSAKQALAEVTAALREKLHRWQQIEGLTGFCLVDNPGLGALASALNLDPSFLGLRPPTPQNLLLSDDLDDMDEDILSPGTLQYAAWQMDRRVSDLWPLSGIADSQSPWKHSAQSLMPLRQWKGNPAFSSHRLHPLQAQISGVGGAAEGGGGLEKSSSLRELRGVINHFSSTRSLCATSDLVEEYGGDRDDDAGEDGKPSVSRRRDAFNKIFKKKGGRH is encoded by the exons atggagtgtgtgtgtgtgcttctggtGTGcgttctgagtgtgtgtgtcggggcgAACATCTCACCGGGCCCAAGTGACCACGCCCACCTGGACCAGCATCATCTCGCTGTGTCCAACAGCAAAGCAGCTTCAG acccgtGTGCCCCCAGCAGAACACTTTGTCTGGACCACAAGTCCCTGCTGAGCTTCGAGGCGATCTGCTTCATCCACAAGCTGATGGACAATGACGCTGACGGCTCAGTGGACCCTACGGAGACCGACGAG TTCCTCCGGGCGGACCTGAAGTACCACGACCCCAAAGACAAGCACAGCAGCTTCCACCGGGCCGACCTGCGCATCAGCCTGGAGGACATGTGGAGGTCCTGGAAGAGCTCCGTAG TGTACAACTGGACGGAGCAGCAGGTGGAAGACTGGCTGCTCCTCAGCGTGGAGCTTCCTCAGTACACAGAGACCTTCAGGAGACTCCAGCTGGACGGGAGGGCCTTGCCCAG GCTGGCGGTGAAGAACACCACCTTGATGGTGTCGGTGATGAGGATCCTGGACAGAGGTCACGCTCAGAAGCTTCAGCTTAAGGCTCTGGACATCGTGCTGTTTGGACCtcctccag CGCGGCCCGGACCCTGGAAGgacctggtcctggtcctgtcCGTCCTGGCGGGTCTCAGCGGCTGCTGGTTCGCTTTCATCCAGAACCGGAGGTCCAGAGAGGACGTGGAGAGGCTGGTGAAGGACCTGGAGGGTCTGCAGAGGGCTGAGCAGAGCCTGCTGGACCTGCAGGACCA gctgcaGAAGGCTCAGGAGGAGCAGCGCTGCGTGCAGGTGGAGaaggtgaaggtggaggaggagctaaGGAGCGAGATCGactcagccaatcaggaggcTCAGCGGCTCCGGGAGCTGCGTGGAACGACCAATGAGACGAGCCGGCAGAAGGACgccgaggaggagctggaccag gtgcgcGCGGCCCTGAAGAAGGCGGAGCTAGAGGCTCGGGCTCGCTGGACGCCTCCTGACTCGCTGCAGAAATGGCTGCAGCTGACTCACGAGGTGGAAGTTCAGTACTACGACGTGAAGAAGACCAGCGCGGAGCgacagctgctgcaggccagggagggg GCGGAGAAGATCAGGAAGAAGAGGACCTCTCTCTTCAGGACCTTCCATGTGGCTCACAGCTCTTCGCTGGACGACGTCGACCACAAGATCCTCTCTGCCAA acAGGCCCTGGCCGAGGTGACGGCGGCCCTGAGGGAGAAGCTCCACCGCTGGCAGCAGATCGAGGGGCTGACGGGCTTCTGCCTGGTGGACAACCCGGGCCTGGGGGCGCTGGCCTCCGCCCTCAACCTGGACCCCTCCTTCCTGGGCCTACGACCTCCGACCCCTCAGAACCTCCTGCTCTCAGATGACCTGGACGACATGGACGAGGACATCCTGTCTCCGGGGACGCTGCAGT ACGCAGCGTGGCAGATGGACCGGCGAGTGAGCGACCTCTGGCCCCTGAGTGGCATCGCCGACAGccagtcaccatggaaacactCTG CTCAGAGTCTGATGCCCCTGCGTCAGTGGAAAGGAAACCCCGCCTTCAGCTCTCACAG GCTCCACCCCCTGCAAGCCCAGATCTCGGGTGTGGGCGGAGccgcagaaggaggaggtggccTGGAGAAGAGCTCCAGCCTCCGGGAGCTTAGAGGGGTCATCAACCACTTTAGCTCCACCCGCTCGCTCTGCGCGACCTCCGACCTGGTGGAGGAGTACGGAGGAGACAGAGATGACGACGCAGGGGAAGACGGAAAGCCATCCGTCAGCCGGAGGAGGGACGCCTTTAATAAGATCTTTAAGAAGAAGGGAGGGCGCCACTGA
- the LOC119215303 gene encoding stromal interaction molecule 1-like isoform X5 — protein sequence MECVCVLLVCVLSVCVGANISPGPSDHAHLDQHHLAVSNSKAASDPCAPSRTLCLDHKSLLSFEAICFIHKLMDNDADGSVDPTETDEFLRADLKYHDPKDKHSSFHRADLRISLEDMWRSWKSSVVYNWTEQQVEDWLLLSVELPQYTETFRRLQLDGRALPRLAVKNTTLMVSVMRILDRGHAQKLQLKALDIVLFGPPPARPGPWKDLVLVLSVLAGLSGCWFAFIQNRRSREDVERLVKDLEGLQRAEQSLLDLQDQLQKAQEEQRCVQVEKVKVEEELRSEIDSANQEAQRLRELRGTTNETSRQKDAEEELDQVRAALKKAELEARARWTPPDSLQKWLQLTHEVEVQYYDVKKTSAERQLLQAREGAEKIRKKRTSLFRTFHVAHSSSLDDVDHKILSAKPWPR from the exons atggagtgtgtgtgtgtgcttctggtGTGcgttctgagtgtgtgtgtcggggcgAACATCTCACCGGGCCCAAGTGACCACGCCCACCTGGACCAGCATCATCTCGCTGTGTCCAACAGCAAAGCAGCTTCAG acccgtGTGCCCCCAGCAGAACACTTTGTCTGGACCACAAGTCCCTGCTGAGCTTCGAGGCGATCTGCTTCATCCACAAGCTGATGGACAATGACGCTGACGGCTCAGTGGACCCTACGGAGACCGACGAG TTCCTCCGGGCGGACCTGAAGTACCACGACCCCAAAGACAAGCACAGCAGCTTCCACCGGGCCGACCTGCGCATCAGCCTGGAGGACATGTGGAGGTCCTGGAAGAGCTCCGTAG TGTACAACTGGACGGAGCAGCAGGTGGAAGACTGGCTGCTCCTCAGCGTGGAGCTTCCTCAGTACACAGAGACCTTCAGGAGACTCCAGCTGGACGGGAGGGCCTTGCCCAG GCTGGCGGTGAAGAACACCACCTTGATGGTGTCGGTGATGAGGATCCTGGACAGAGGTCACGCTCAGAAGCTTCAGCTTAAGGCTCTGGACATCGTGCTGTTTGGACCtcctccag CGCGGCCCGGACCCTGGAAGgacctggtcctggtcctgtcCGTCCTGGCGGGTCTCAGCGGCTGCTGGTTCGCTTTCATCCAGAACCGGAGGTCCAGAGAGGACGTGGAGAGGCTGGTGAAGGACCTGGAGGGTCTGCAGAGGGCTGAGCAGAGCCTGCTGGACCTGCAGGACCA gctgcaGAAGGCTCAGGAGGAGCAGCGCTGCGTGCAGGTGGAGaaggtgaaggtggaggaggagctaaGGAGCGAGATCGactcagccaatcaggaggcTCAGCGGCTCCGGGAGCTGCGTGGAACGACCAATGAGACGAGCCGGCAGAAGGACgccgaggaggagctggaccag gtgcgcGCGGCCCTGAAGAAGGCGGAGCTAGAGGCTCGGGCTCGCTGGACGCCTCCTGACTCGCTGCAGAAATGGCTGCAGCTGACTCACGAGGTGGAAGTTCAGTACTACGACGTGAAGAAGACCAGCGCGGAGCgacagctgctgcaggccagggagggg GCGGAGAAGATCAGGAAGAAGAGGACCTCTCTCTTCAGGACCTTCCATGTGGCTCACAGCTCTTCGCTGGACGACGTCGACCACAAGATCCTCTCTGCCAA GCCCTGGCCGAGGTGA
- the LOC119215303 gene encoding uncharacterized protein LOC119215303 isoform X6, translated as MAAADSRGGSSVLRREEDQRGATAAAGQGGGGEDQEEEDLSLQDLPCGSQLFAGRRRPQDPLCQALAEVTAALREKLHRWQQIEGLTGFCLVDNPGLGALASALNLDPSFLGLRPPTPQNLLLSDDLDDMDEDILSPGTLQYAAWQMDRRVSDLWPLSGIADSQSPWKHSAQSLMPLRQWKGNPAFSSHRAAMGNHGSNLEDILAEDMHHWYNKFMRESPSGLITLFELKAILGLKGMTENANSYVDQVFLTFDMDGDGYIDFVEYIAAISLMLKGEINQKLKWYFKLFDQDGNGKIDKEELETIFAAIQDITRNRDTDPEDIVSIIFERIDVNGEGELTLEEFIEGARDHEDIMDMLKSLMDLTPVLVIIVEGRTG; from the exons ATGGCTGCAGCTGACTCACGAGGTGGAAGTTCAGTACTACGACGTGAAGAAGACCAGCGCGGAGCgacagctgctgcaggccagggagggg GCGGAGAAGATCAGGAAGAAGAGGACCTCTCTCTTCAGGACCTTCCATGTGGCTCACAGCTCTTCGCTGGACGACGTCGACCACAAGATCCTCTCTGCCAA GCCCTGGCCGAGGTGACGGCGGCCCTGAGGGAGAAGCTCCACCGCTGGCAGCAGATCGAGGGGCTGACGGGCTTCTGCCTGGTGGACAACCCGGGCCTGGGGGCGCTGGCCTCCGCCCTCAACCTGGACCCCTCCTTCCTGGGCCTACGACCTCCGACCCCTCAGAACCTCCTGCTCTCAGATGACCTGGACGACATGGACGAGGACATCCTGTCTCCGGGGACGCTGCAGT ACGCAGCGTGGCAGATGGACCGGCGAGTGAGCGACCTCTGGCCCCTGAGTGGCATCGCCGACAGccagtcaccatggaaacactCTG CTCAGAGTCTGATGCCCCTGCGTCAGTGGAAAGGAAACCCCGCCTTCAGCTCTCACAG AGCAGCGATGGGGAACCACGGGTCCAACCTGGAGGACATCCTGGCCGAGGACATGCACCACTGGTACAACAAGTTCATGCGGGAGTCCCCGTCGGGCCTCATCACGCTGTTTGAGCTGAAGGCCATCCTGGGCCTGAAGGGCATGACGGAGAACGCCAACAGCTACGTAGACCAGGTCTTCCTCACCTTTGACATGGACGGG GACGGGTACATCGACTTTGTGGAATACATCGCTGCCATCAGCCTGATGCTGAAAGGGGAAATCAACCAGAAACTAAAGTGGTACTTCAAACTGTTCGACCAGGATGGCAACGGGAAGATTGacaaggaggagctggagaccaTCTTTGCG GCCATCCAGGACATTACACGGAACAGAGACACCGACCCCGAGGACATCGTGTCCATCATATTCGAGAGGATTGACGTGAACGGAGAAG GTGAGCTGACCCTGGAAGAGTTCATCGAGGGGGCCAGAGACCACGAGGACATCATGGACATGCTGAAGAGCCTCATGGACCTGACGCCGGTGCTGGTCATCATTGTGGAGGGCCGGACTGGTTAA